The genomic DNA GTGTGCGGATCGCGCGGCAGCAACAGGAGCGTGTCGTCCCCGTACTCCCTCGGCAGTCCGCCCAGGGAGTCCGGATGTCCCGCCCCCGGGGGCGGCGATCCGGAATTCCCGGTGAGGTGATGGCGCGAGGCCTCCTCCTCTCCGGCGATGCGCGCCACGAAGAACCCCTCCACCAGCGGCTCCGCGGCGGACGGCTCCGTGGGCGTGACCTCGGGCGAGGCGGGCGGCGCCTGGGGGCCAAAGAGGGTGACCTCCTCATCCGGGGAAGGCCGGTGGGGCTTGGGCTTGGGCGGAAAGGTGACGACCCGCGCCGGCTGGGGCGGGACGTAGACGGGGGTCTTCTCGTCATCATCCCCGGGCAGCGGACGCCTGGGCGTAGCGGGAGGGCCCTTGTCCTCGGGCTTGTCCGAGGACGAGGCGGCGACGGGCGCCTCGGGCGGCCCCAGGCCCATGCGCCGGACCAACCCCGATACCCCCCTCACGATGGCCCCGAGCAGGCCAGGACGGCCCTTTCCTCGTTCCAGATGCGTGTGGGCCAACTGCCGCAGGTGCTCCACCATGACGCTCTTGAGGTCGGCCATAAGCACTCAAGGGCTTAGTGGGGGGGAAAATCCCGGTCAACGGACGATTTCGCATCTGTTCGTGGGGATACCTCGTCAGATTGGCCAGGGACGGTGACAAGCCGGGAGGGGCCTTTGTATTCTCCCGCCCGCTTTGAGCGACCTGCCCAGACTCCTGCTGTGCAGCTTTGACGTCATCCCCGGTCCGTCAGGCTCCTCACGCCGGGTGACCGAGTACCTGAAGGCATTGCCCGACCGGTTCACGGTGGTGGTGCTCTCGGTGAAGACGCCGGACCATACCCACATCGAGAAGTACGAGAGCGCGCGCCTGCTGCGCGTCCCCGTGGGCTCCGGCGACCTCGCCTCGCGCATCCAATCCTTCGAGCGCGCGGTGCGGCGCCAGTTGGAGAGCGAGGAGTACGCGCTCGCGCACTTCACCGATCCCTTCGGCGGCTACGCCCTGTGCGAACTCAAGGGGGACTACGGCTACCGGCTCGTGTACGAGGCCCAGAGCTTCCCCTCGCAAGAGCTGCGCTACACGCACCCGCAGCTCGAGGGGGACCGCAAGTTCCTCTCGAAGGTCCGGCGCCAGGAGCTCTTCTGCCTGATGAACGCGGACCGGGTCATCACCGGCTCGGCCACCACGGGCGCCTACATCCGCTCGCTCGGCGTGCCGGACGAGTCGGTCCACGTGGTGCGCGCGCCCGTGGACCTCACGCCCTATACCCCCGAGGCGCTCGGCGTGCCCGATGGCAGTCCCATGCGGCTGATGTACCTGGGCAGCCAGGTTGCCTGGCAGGGCCTCGCGGGGCTCCTGCGGGGGCTCGCGCTGGCGGTGAAGGAAGTGGACGTGCGGCTGACGCTCGTGGGCGCGCGCCACCCCGACTGGCAACCCCACCTGGAAGACCTCGTGGCCGAGCTGGGCCTCAAGCAGCACGTGGAGTTCCAGCCCGCCGTGAGCCACGATGACGTGGCCAAGGTGCTCACGCTCGCGGACGTGGGCGTGCTGCCCCTGGACGACGTGGACCGCAACCGCGTCCAGGGCGGCGCGCTCGCCAAGGTGTCCGAGTACCTCGCCGCGGGCCGGCCCGTGCTCGCCTCGGACCTGCCGGTGACGCGCGAACTCGTCCCCGCCTCGGCCGGTGTCTTCTACCCCCCCGGAGACGCCAAGGCGCTCGCCGAGCGCATCCTCGAGCTGGCGCGCGATGTGCCCCGGCGGATCGCGCTCGGCCAGCAGGCCCGCGCCGCCGCGCAGAAGACACTCGACGCGGGACGCATCCGGGGCCAGCTGCTGGACCTCTATGATGGTCTGCTCGGCAAGCAACCCGTGCGGCGCGAGAAGTCCGAGAGCGGGGAGATCCAGGCGACGACGATCGGCACGCCCACCAACCGGGTCCTCGCGCTCATGGGCAACGTGGGCGCGGCGGCGCGGCCCGCCGAGGGCCCCGTGGAACCTCCCGCCCCCGCGATGCCGGACACGGACCCGGGACAGGGCATGCCCGGGAACGATGAGCCGCCCGTCGTGGTGGGCATGGCGCTGCTCGAGGAGGGCTTCGACACCCGCCTCGTGAAGACCGAGCCGGACAGCTATCGGCCCGAGGGTCCACCCGTGGTGATGGGCCTGCCCCTGCGCGAGCCGTCCGCCCCACCCCCTCCCGCGGCCCCGCCTCCCGCCGCCCCTCCGCCCCCCGTGGCCCCTCCGCCCATTCCCGCGCGGGCCAGCATGAGCACGCGCGCCATCTCCACGCCTGAACCCGAGCCAGTCCGGCCCCCCGCCCTGCCCTCGCGCCCGTCGATCTCCATGGAAGTGCCGCGCCCCTCGCGCCCGTCGATCGCGATCCCGCCGCTCCCCCCTCGGGGCCGCGCCTCCAGCACACCTCGACCCGCCGATCCGCCCGCCCCCGCGCCCGCGGCTCGCGTGCCCGTCGAGGAGGATGAACCCGAGGAGATCTCTTCCTCACACGCCCAGGCGCTCCAGGACGACGACGCCTCGCTGACCCCCCGCAACGCCCTCCCCCTGGAGGAGCCCGAGGAGATCAGCAACGAGGAGCTCCAGGAGACCGAATCCGCCCAGGAGCCGCCGCGCGAGCCTCCCGCCTCCCGGCTCAATCCCTGGTTCGCCCAGCTCGCCCACGGCTACTGCCCCCCCGAGGGCACCCGCTTCGCCCGGCACACGCCTCCCACCACCTTCCCCGGCCGCGATGAACAGCCCGCTGCCGCTGCCGATGCAAAGATCCAGGGAGGCGCACGCGGTAAACCCGCGTAAGGGCCCCGAAGTCGCGGGCCCTCGTGTGGCAGCCAACCGAGCGTGACGGGGAAACTTTCCAAGCCTTGCCGTGCGGATCTAGGATGTGCGGGTTTTCATTGCACTTTCCTGGGAAAAAAGGGCTCATGGAGCGTCGCGTCCTTATCGTCGAGAGCAAGAATGACTTCGCCCTGAGCATGGCCACCGTGCTCAAGAGTGCGGGTTATCAAACGGCCATCGCCTCCAGCGCCGCGGATGCGCAGCGCGAGGTCGAGAAGCGTCGACCCGACCTGCTCGTGATCAATGCCGAGCTCAAGGGGAGTGATCAGTCCGGCCTCAGCATCTGTGGGCAGATCAAGCGTGGCAAGTGGGGCCACAACCTCAAGGTCCTGCTGGTCTCCGAGGAGATGAGCCGCGAGGGTCTTGAGCAGCACCGCCAGAGCGCCGGAGCCGCGGATGGCTACCTGCTCATCCCCTTCGACATGGGCGAGCTGGCGTCGATGAGCGTCGACATCCTGCCTCCCGGCGAGGATGCCGCTCAGCAGACCGCTCCCCGCGACGGTCCGCCCAGCGTGCCGCCGCCCTTGAAGGGTCCGCCCACGCCCGCGGGCGGTCCGCCCCGCCTGCCCAAGCGCGAGCGCCGCAGCGCCATCACCGAGGAGGATCGCTCCTTCCTCGAGCGCGCCTTCCAGTCCATCGCGGATCGCAAGGCGGAACTGCTCGCCGAGTCGCGTCAGCTCAAGCGCCCGCCCCCGCGGCGTGACTTGATGGGCACGCCCGAGGGCAAGGTGCAGCTGCTGCGCGACGAGCTCAAGGTGCGCGAGTCGCAGATCGCCCGCCTCTCCGAGGTGTGGAACGTCCGCGAGCGCGAGCTGCTGTCCGTCGAGGATCGTCTCCACGACAAGGACGTGGAGCTGCAGGGCCTCAAGATGCAGGTGGATGACCTGCTGCGGCGCTTCAACGAGGCCCAGCAGGCGACGCTGCAGAAGGAGCGCGAGCACGGCGCGACCGTGGACGACCTGCTCCTGCAGAAGTTCTCCGCCGAGAAGGATCTCATCGAGGTGGTCGCCTCCAAGGAGAAGGACATCAACGTCCTTCGCCGCGAAGCGTCCAACCGCGAG from Melittangium boletus DSM 14713 includes the following:
- a CDS encoding glycosyltransferase — protein: MTEYLKALPDRFTVVVLSVKTPDHTHIEKYESARLLRVPVGSGDLASRIQSFERAVRRQLESEEYALAHFTDPFGGYALCELKGDYGYRLVYEAQSFPSQELRYTHPQLEGDRKFLSKVRRQELFCLMNADRVITGSATTGAYIRSLGVPDESVHVVRAPVDLTPYTPEALGVPDGSPMRLMYLGSQVAWQGLAGLLRGLALAVKEVDVRLTLVGARHPDWQPHLEDLVAELGLKQHVEFQPAVSHDDVAKVLTLADVGVLPLDDVDRNRVQGGALAKVSEYLAAGRPVLASDLPVTRELVPASAGVFYPPGDAKALAERILELARDVPRRIALGQQARAAAQKTLDAGRIRGQLLDLYDGLLGKQPVRREKSESGEIQATTIGTPTNRVLALMGNVGAAARPAEGPVEPPAPAMPDTDPGQGMPGNDEPPVVVGMALLEEGFDTRLVKTEPDSYRPEGPPVVMGLPLREPSAPPPPAAPPPAAPPPPVAPPPIPARASMSTRAISTPEPEPVRPPALPSRPSISMEVPRPSRPSIAIPPLPPRGRASSTPRPADPPAPAPAARVPVEEDEPEEISSSHAQALQDDDASLTPRNALPLEEPEEISNEELQETESAQEPPREPPASRLNPWFAQLAHGYCPPEGTRFARHTPPTTFPGRDEQPAAAADAKIQGGARGKPA